One segment of Eretmochelys imbricata isolate rEreImb1 chromosome 5, rEreImb1.hap1, whole genome shotgun sequence DNA contains the following:
- the LOC144265277 gene encoding thioredoxin-like yields the protein MVKIVENLEEFKSELKSAGDKLVVVDFSAKWCGPCNVIKPFYHSLCERFPDIVFLEVDVDDAQDIASECSVKCMPTFQFYKQGKKVHEFSGANKETLEESITKLR from the exons GAAGAATTTAAGTCTGAATTGAAATCTGCTGGTGATAAGCTTGTAGTTGTTGACTTCTCAGCCAAATGGTGTGGACCATGCAACGTTATCAAGCCTTTTTATCAT agtcttTGTGAGAGGTTCCCAGACATAGTGTTTCTTGAGGTTGATGTGGATGATGCTCAG gaCATTGCTTCAGAGTGTTCAGTCAAGTGCATGCCAACATTCCAATTTTACAAGCAGGGCAAAAAG GTGCATGAATTCTCTGGAGCAAACAAAGAGACGCTGGAAGAAAGTATTACCAAGCTACGCTGA
- the PTGR1 gene encoding prostaglandin reductase 1 isoform X2 yields MKEGDIMIGSQVARVVESKNPTYPVGTYVVANSGWKTHFISDGKDLQLLPPWPEKIPRSLALGTIGMPGLTAYFGLFEICKIRAGDTVLVTAAAGAVGSVVGQIAKIGGCKVVGCAGSDKKVAYLKQIGFDEAFNYKAVGSLEEALRKASPAGYDCYFDNVGGEFSSIVLNQMKKFGRIAVCGAISGYNDTVPQKGPYVQIPMIFNELYMEGFLVSRWNHKREEALKILLRWVVEGKIKCEEHVTEGFEKMPAAFMGMLKGENLGKAVVKV; encoded by the exons AGTTGTGGAAAGCAAGAATCCCACCTACCCAGTAGGGACCTATGTTGTGGCTAATTCAGGCTGGAAAACTCACTTCATCTCTGATGGGAAAGATCTACAGCTGCTTCCTCCTTGGCCGGAAAAGATTCCCAGATCTTTGGCTCTTGGGACAATTGGCATGCCAGG CCTCACTGCATACTTCGGCCTATTTGAGATCTGCAAGATAAGAGCAGGAGACACGGTGCTGGTTACTGCAGCAGCTGGCGCTGTGGGTTCAGTGGTGGGGCAGATTGCTAAAATCGGA GGTTGTAAAGTGGTTGGCTGCGCTGGCTCAGATAAAAAGGTTGCTTATCTGAAACAGATTGGCTTTGATGAAGCCTTTAACTATAAGGCTGTAGGATCCTTGGAAGAAGCACTGAGAAAGGCCTCACCCGCTGGCTACGACTGCTACTTTGATAAC GTGGGTGGAGAGTTTTCAAGTATTGTTCTGAATCAAATGAAGAAATTTGGCCGGATTGCTGTGTGCGGAGCCATCTCTGGATACAATGACACAGTGCCCCAGAAAG GACCTTATGTTCAGATTCCAATGATCTTCAATGAGCTTTACATGGAAGGATTTCTTGTCTCTCGGTGGAATCACAAGCGTGAGGAGGCCCTGAAGATACTGTTAAGATGGGTTGTTGAG GGGAAAATTAAGTGTGAAGAACATGTTACTGAAGGATTTGAAAAAATGCCAGCAGCTTTCATGGGAATGTTAAAGGGAGAAAACCTTGGAAAAGCAGTAGTAAAAGTGTAA